Proteins encoded together in one Staphylococcus aureus window:
- the nrdR gene encoding transcriptional regulator NrdR has product MKCPKCNSTQSKVVDSRHADELNAIRRRRECENCGTRFTTFEHIEVSQLIVVKKDGTREQFSREKILNGLVRSCEKRPVRYQQLEDITNKVEWQLRDEGHTEVSSRDIGEHVMNLLMHVDQVSYVRFASVYKEFKDVDQLLASMQGILSENKRSDA; this is encoded by the coding sequence ATGAAATGCCCGAAATGTAATTCTACACAATCTAAAGTTGTAGATTCAAGGCATGCCGATGAATTAAATGCCATTCGAAGACGAAGAGAATGTGAAAATTGTGGAACACGTTTCACTACATTTGAACATATCGAAGTTAGTCAGCTTATAGTTGTGAAAAAAGATGGCACAAGAGAGCAGTTTTCAAGAGAAAAGATACTTAATGGACTTGTGCGTTCTTGTGAGAAACGACCAGTTAGATATCAACAACTTGAAGACATAACTAACAAGGTTGAATGGCAATTACGAGATGAAGGTCATACGGAAGTGTCTTCACGAGATATAGGTGAACACGTTATGAACTTGTTAATGCATGTTGATCAAGTTTCATATGTTAGATTTGCATCAGTCTATAAAGAATTTAAAGATGTTGATCAATTGTTAGCATCGATGCAAGGGATTTTAAGCGAAAACAAACGGAGTGATGCTTAA